The following are encoded in a window of Spirochaeta cellobiosiphila DSM 17781 genomic DNA:
- a CDS encoding fused response regulator/phosphatase, translated as MSKTEIILVDDEAPVLRALKRELATFTKSQDMEINTFDSPEEALNYIRENGLNVSILISDQKMPGLKGNELIGKVKELNPNIVPILITAYTDMEDIVKSIRTGIFSFILKPWDEEDLIRQVEKAWEIHQLRTNNKKYLAMLDEELKWAGLLQDKFLTLNIPHSNKLSFSVNYKPQLACGGDFYDVIRINDDNYLTIIADVAGHGVKAAFITFILKTILHDSTFSNLVNDSITPSHLLSWLNKRICKELESIDSLIVTLCICRVDLQNNKLWTANGGHVPPAIIRDKDIKFVEAFGTALGFSKDIEYTNYCEDIKQGDRILLYTDGISEIDNYGYSLRDIILNHEQRKDFDEAIMNEIQKNMEHNEFRDDMTLMTIEVL; from the coding sequence ATGAGTAAGACGGAAATTATACTAGTTGATGATGAAGCCCCGGTACTTCGTGCCCTTAAGAGAGAATTAGCTACTTTTACCAAATCACAGGATATGGAAATAAACACCTTTGATAGCCCAGAGGAAGCTCTTAACTATATAAGAGAAAATGGGTTAAATGTATCCATTCTCATATCAGACCAAAAGATGCCCGGACTTAAGGGTAATGAGTTAATTGGAAAAGTCAAAGAACTTAATCCAAACATAGTCCCCATCCTAATTACAGCCTATACGGATATGGAGGATATAGTAAAATCCATTCGAACGGGTATTTTTTCTTTTATTCTCAAACCCTGGGATGAAGAGGATCTTATCAGGCAAGTAGAGAAGGCCTGGGAAATCCATCAACTAAGAACCAATAATAAAAAATACCTGGCAATGCTTGATGAAGAGTTAAAATGGGCTGGATTACTTCAGGATAAATTCCTAACTCTCAATATTCCTCATAGTAATAAACTATCCTTTAGTGTCAATTATAAACCCCAATTGGCCTGTGGGGGAGATTTCTACGATGTTATAAGAATTAACGATGATAATTATCTAACCATTATAGCGGATGTTGCCGGCCATGGAGTTAAGGCTGCATTTATTACTTTTATTCTTAAAACAATTCTTCATGATTCCACATTCAGTAATCTCGTCAATGACAGTATCACCCCCAGTCATCTACTAAGTTGGCTGAATAAACGAATATGTAAAGAACTAGAGAGTATTGATTCCCTTATTGTCACCCTTTGCATTTGCCGTGTGGACTTACAGAATAACAAACTATGGACAGCTAACGGAGGACATGTACCTCCAGCTATTATTCGTGACAAAGATATAAAGTTTGTTGAAGCCTTTGGTACTGCTCTTGGCTTCAGTAAAGACATTGAATATACCAATTATTGCGAAGATATTAAGCAAGGAGATAGAATCCTATTATACACAGATGGTATCTCTGAAATCGATAACTATGGCTATTCTTTAAGGGACATCATTCTTAATCATGAGCAACGAAAGGATTTCGATGAAGCTATTATGAATGAAATTCAGAAGAATATGGAACACAATGAGTTTCGTGATGATATGACTCTCATGACTATTGAGGTTTTGTAG